attgttggcaatgTATATTAATGAAttaattgcactaagatatgatatttcaacaccaataagctcttcatcattttcatgaggttgaaacggatctttattaatatcaagagatctcacaaccattggggtactcagtgggtgtgctttatccatgtaaaatctccttaaaatattttttgtatatattgattgatggacaaatatctcatttgcaaaatgttcaatttgtagaccaagataaaattttgtctttccgaggtctttcatttcgaattccttttttagatattttactgcctttgaatgTTTTTCAAGAGTTCCGATGATATTCAAATCATTAACATATACGACTATTATGACGAATTCAGATCCAAACCTTTttataaagacacaagggcaattTGAATcgtttttatattcttcttttagcaaatattcgataagacgattgtaccacattcgccctgattgtttcagcccatataaagatttttgaagttttattgattaTGCGCTGCTACAACATTCGCTTCAGGGAATGGAGCAGAACCAGCGGGACAtgcttcatgattttttatcagcaaagtattattttgctcaGCCACAAGTAGacatgtaattaattcagaatacttcttaaattctttttcataatattgttgttgtagcaacACATTTGAAGCGTAAAAAGTAGAAAGagttttctcaagtaagtcatcatcagtgatagaatctccacataattttaacatggaacttaccttgtggataacagaattatactctgtcacagttttaaaatcttgaaaccaaAGGTGTATCCAGTCATATCGGGCTTTTGATAACACCATAAGTTTTAAATGGTGATATCAATCCTTAAATTAGCCCAtaatttaagggggtctttcacagttaaatattcaatttttaatctttcatgaatatgatgacaGAGAAAAATCATGGCATTTGCGTTATCTTGgcttgatgctttattttcttgtttaatagtatcaccaagacctttagcgtcaatgtgaatttcagcatcaaggattcatgataaataatttttaacagAAATGTCAAGTACCacaaactcaagttttgataaatttgaaatGATGACAActgatataaaaattaatttagaaataacaaagacaactaaaataaaatttcttcagTAGATATACATGATATAGAAGCTAATTTATCTGGagaaaattagagcttcgtgctgataacgtgttataaaataaattgacttaacaaattaataatAAGGAGAAATAGTAAGAAgtagtaagagaaagagagagagttgagagaattcAGTGTATCTTTTCATTGCAGAAAAGAGTGCCTTTTATAGGCAAagctgaagaaaaaaaaatgcgTGCTACAGTGCAACTACAGTGCGTGATTTTACTGTTCaagtgaaaatattatttgCTACAGTAAAAATGGGTCCCATGGACATCCACTTTATCTACTTTTTTCAACAAGTCTTATTAATTCCTTCTATTTTCAGTCATGTGGTTCGAGTTTTCTAATTTTAATGCATGATACTTATATGTAAAcgtataaaagaaaaaagaaaacacaataaagtaaatatattGGATTATAATAATTTCATATCCTACCAGTTTATGTGAAAGAATTAGACTTGATGCTCTTCATCAATATATTATTTCGATACATTGAGATTTTAGTTGGATATGTAAAAAAGAAAGCTCCCTTAAGTAATTAAGTTATTGCCTTTTCTAtattcttttctctttctttctgtCTTTTACCTCTCTTTTCCGTTTTTCGTTTACCttctaagtgtgaatttgtACTAATCTCATGTCTGTCTCATTTTCACAATCCACAAAGTTATTAGACATAACTTATTTACAATATAATATTATACGACTTATGTCGAAATATATTATAGTACTAAAAATCACTCATTTAacagacaaaaattaaataccactccaaaacaacaacaatccgTAAACTTGATAGAACTTTTCTTAGGTATGCTAAGTGTCAACGGTCAATTCCTATAAATATCTAGTTGTTTCACAAATTGACTTTTGCATAAATtcccttctttctttccttACATCCTGTTTTGACTCGGATTAGGGCCTAATCGTGACACGATGATCAGAAACtcgaaggatcccaaccaaacctcttagcataaattgcattcataaggtcgagtaaaatataatgaatCAAGCGAAAGAACAATCTCAGTAATCAAGCCAAGTCGTAAACTCTGGGACAATCCATTTctcttgaattttttctttgttCCAACTTTTCAACTAGCGGGGTCTTACACATCCCTTTGTACTTTTTTTATATAGGGAATTCAAAAGAGATAATATTAGTGTTCGAGGTTTGCTCTAGTGGTCAACTTTAGAATATGTTTTTGTCAGAATGCCATGAAACAATGACATTTTATGACAGAAAGTCCGTcgaaaattcatatattttttatagtaACTTTGGGAACCAGGGTTTAAATCCTGGTGGCTAACTAGTGCAATATAGTTGAGGTGTGAGGAAATTAACTCGTTGAcaagtataaaaataatttaaaaggtGTTAATTAATATTTACACGTTTCAAATGCCATTAGCTAGAAGGAAGTGATCAAGAAAGTGGAGAACTTTAGTATAGTACATATTATTCATGCATGGTTCGATTCCCTTTGTCTATCCCtttcttttatattcttttggaagtgtgtatatatatatacccctTTCTATTAAAGCTTCTTCAACTCAAAATATTTCCAATTCCTTCTCTAAATTAAGCCTAGCTACTATTTCAATGTCTAGAGTTTACTCAAACAACCTAAGTACAATTTCTTATGTGAGCCCAAGAAGAGAAATATTCACTTTGTGGATGAAATCTCTAGTCTACCATGGAAATGGATGTACTGTTTATGACTCAAATGGACAAATTGTTTATAGAATTGACAACTACAACATTAAACGTAGCAAACAAGTTCATCTCATGGATTCCAATGGCAAAGTTctattttccattttaaataGGGTAAGTACCCTTCACGTGTCGTACTGATTCTtcataaattattcttttatataTAAGTCAAACACCCAAAAATTCTTTCTGGTAATCGGCGATAGAACATGTATTTGAAAAACGGATTATTAGCTATGGATTATCAAATAATCCTGTTAGTTAATTACAGCAAAGAATGTCGTAGCTATTTCCTATTTCTTTATAATGTCCCATGTTAAATTACGTGATCAAATACATTAAAATGTTTAAACggttgaaaaattatatttttatttacttaattatatttttaacgATACTTACAAATTTATTTCCACAGAAAGTACCAGTATTTGGACATTGGGAAGGCTATAAATGGAGTTATGATGGAGTGACTAGTAAAGAATTGCCATGGTTTCAAGTGAAGAAAATTCACTATATCCGTAGGGGATATAATGTGAACTCTTATAATGTTACATTGGGATGTAATTCTTCTGAAGCAAGTTGCTACAACATTATTCTTGGCACAAAATCTATCAAGATTGTGAACCAACATGGCAGACTTGTCGCAGAGGTAATTAATTTGTCAGATTACCTAAAAGATAACTGCATGTAATTATATTCATAATAAAATTGATTAGCAACCTAGAAAACAAGACAGATTATCTGCTACAACTAgttaaaatacataatcatgTAAAAGACAAATTATACTAGCAATATTACTAAGTTAAATTCTTTCACTAATGATGTTAGTGACTTTGTGTTTATCATCATCAGGTAAAACAAAAACAAGCAAGTTCAGGAGTACTATTTGGAGATGATGTATTAACATTGGTGGTGGAACCTCATGTTGATCAATCATTAGTTATGGCTCTTGTAACTGTTTGTAGTCTAATTCATCACAggatttgattattggtagTATTAATTAAGAGTAATAAGTTTAATTTCTTCCTAGGCACTTTTTATATATGTAAGAAATAATTGTAACCTCTATCTTCCCTTTGTTCTTGGAAACAGGGAAAAGATAAGTCAATTATAGTTTGTACGTACCTTGAGGAATGATCAGTTGTTTAGATGTAATCTTGTGATGACTACTGAAGTGTAAAATCTAATACTTAGCTTTTATTACACTTGTTCTGACCAGTTGTACCCATTTGGACTATTTCATTACATACTTGTTAGGCTATTAGTATTTTTTATCAACATAAATATCGAGTAATAACATCTAACTTAAtaagtacatatatataatgaaaataataataattttaaagtactaaatcatgttaaaataaGTACAATTAATCAGTATTAATTGTACTTATTAGCATGGAATGGACTCCATTTACGAGTGTAGTTGCATTAACTCCAAGATGGTCACTTGAACACCctttataaagttatattatgcatatataaaataatactatatatatatagattaacaataacttttaaaaatatatactaaagTTTTAAACAcccttaaaaaaaatcttaatccATGGTTTCAAGCTTCCGGCAAAGGAATTTCTGCAAATCACTCAGCATGTTTATAAAAGAGTCAAATAGAAAGATTTACTCATTCCAGCTTAATACAAATTGAAATTTGTAAATTGaatttgaatcaataaattaaaaatgtgATCTGTAAATAATGCTTCTCAAATAATTTGTAGTTCACCCTTTTGTAACACAATTTATATTAGTAATAAGAATATTTAAACTAACAAGAATATGAAATGATTAATAACAAAACTCACATAATTATATCTATTACTTTCGGATAAACTGGTGGTATTCTACAAATATGTATGTTAGAGgatgacaataataataacgtATTCGGTGAAATTATATAAATGAGTTTTTTGGAGGGTGGTTCTTTACCCCCTACCTTATGCAGATTGAGAGACTATTTCTGATAGACCCTTGGATCTAATTAagcataaacaaaaaaatatatcaagtaGCACCAACGAATAATACAAGAATCTAAGCAAAGAAAATACCAGGTAATAATAAATAagtagaaggaaaaaaaaaatactagtaCCACTGATAAGAAAAACTATACAAGGGGACTACCTAGTAACCTTATATCCTAATCCTCGACTTCATATCCTCTTATCTAGaatcatgtcctcggtaagttgaaAGTGTTTCAAGTCTAGTCTAATTACCTTTCCTTAATACTTCTTTGGTCTATCTATGCCTTTCCTCAAACTCACCAAAATCAACCTCTCACATTTCATCACTGGAATATCTAAATTATCTCAATCTGCAATTTCTCATCTTGTCCACCACGAAGGTGACACTCACCTAGCATCTCAAAATGAACATGTGTCAATATACTTATCCCTTTTGTTCAGACAAGTGGTTCGAGTTCTTTTTCTCTCGTTTTTTTCATAATGTACAATACCATAGTAGGAAAAATATGAACATAATCCtattcacatatatatatactcttttATGTAAAGATTTTggaatattaattcaaatccTACCAATTTATGAGACGGAATTAGACTTAATGCTCTTCATCTATGGGAGTGATGGGACTGTCACTGTCAATTTTAACATAgaatctttaaaatattttaaataaaatttatttatttaaaaactaaaagtaCTATAATTAAGGACAttaacaatttttaaaaaatattttttttaaaaaaaagcatCTGAAAAAATTGTGATAAAAAATAACTCGTTTAATTCACAAAATTTGAACGATACATATATTAGAACAACGGAGTATCTTTTTCATTCAACGACGACATTATTTCAACGAATAACTGCTACTTTCATTAGCATGAGTAtcaagaataattaaaatttatctaGCAATTATAAAAAGGATTAGCATCTTTTCAAGTCATCCATATCTTTCCTGAATTGATTTTAAATTGGGATTTTGGCACATTGATTCTACTACTGCAAAACTAATCACAAAATAATGCAGGAGAAAAGGtgtcaattaaatcaaatattcATATATTCCCAATATATATACCCCTTACACTCTTTTATTGACTCAATACTTTGTTAACAatgtatttaagaaaattcacttcctttatatttaatatttatgcaACATTATTTAGTGTAAAATGAGACTTCAAGACCATACTAGCTAGATGTGTCAAATTAATGGTTGAACTCAAATTGGGTGAATCAAAATGGACGACTTAATAAATGGATAAATCGTTAATTCGCTTAGAAGTTATTTGGATTCAAATGCAATAAACTTAAACGGATTAAAATGTGGATCATATATAACTCACCCATATAATTCTTaccaaatttaattattttatttattcttataaTTGTTTAGTACCtaacaaatttttttttttactatggttatatataaatatcaaataaaaaaattgaaaatattttgacaagttttttcattaattaatttggGCTACATGTCGGCGCAATATTTTATGGGATAAAATGAACTAAGCTAATAAATAGACAGGTCAATAACCAACACAAGATTAAATTGATTGGACGGATTATATATTCATGAACTAATTTTGTCACCTCTAACACTAACTATGGATTACACCAACACCTAAATTTTGCCACCTCTAACActtgcattttttttttaattttatgatctttTTATAAGAGGTCTTTATTTATATACCTAAGAGATTCGAAAAGATTATTTCCTTccatttattttgtatatgaCCAAGACATATTAATTTCTCGTTATTTCACGagtgaattttcaagaaaaaataaattatgcattggtatctaatataatattaagaataattttCTGGTTAAACTTGGCAGTTATTGTTGAGGAGGTGCTTCAAATTCCATTATTTTAATTAGAGGAATATAATTTTAGAGGATGGATGATTACTACATATTCTATCAATACGTGATATAAAGTTGGAATCAAATGCCGTCTCAATTTATACTTTACTAAAAAAATTACTCGTACTTCAAGCGATCGTTTAAAAACAATGACTATATAATTAatggaatataaaaaaaaaacaatctttactaaaaaaattcttattgaTTCTAACATAAATTATTACTATGGATAAATGACCTATTGAAATTTGCAAAACTACGTTGCCAATGAAAATTCTTTTACACCCTTAATAAATGAAAGTATTTCTACtttattttactcacttgaaaATGAACGATGAAACATCCGATCCaatacctattttaataaagtGCATTATAGTACTATATAAAAAATGGAGAACACTTATGATTTCGATTAAGTCAAAATAATTATCTTAATTAATTTCGATAAATTACCCAACAAAACCCAAGACAATTGGGAGAAACGGAAGAAGAAGAATACATGTTAAAGGTCTAATGCCACAAAACATCACTGGAAAGGACATCTAACACCAGAGAAATTCCATTGATGTTGCCTAAGATGTATGCTTTGACTGGTGCTCATATGAAAACCCTATTTTCATCACTTTCTTATTGGTTTCTCCATAGAGACAGACTTGATGCAATTTACTGAAGAGACAAACACGTGGAAAAGAGGGAGGTAGAAGAAACGGCTTGTGTTCTTCATTTTTCACAGCAAACAAATGGGAAAATAGGAGAAAAGCCAAAAATTTGGaggggaaaaaaaaaagaaaaatacaattgCTGGCTATAGAGAATGCGACATAACCACTGAGTGAAGAAAACAAACTTCTGGAGGAAAATATAGCTACGATCGAGAACATCATAGGGGTGAGTGGGATGGCTTTAGATTTTACTAACCTTGCACCAGCTCGCATGATCTGGGACAACAGAGAGCGGACCTAAGTAATCTTTGTAGGgaaatatttatttgtcaaCCCCTAAGACCAACACATTGATTTGTGGCTATGATGAGCTAAGTTTTTCACTTCAAATGTGTAAGGATTCAATAAAAATAGGAGGAATAcattcaagagaaataacatGGGCACATGGCCCATAACTCTAACTCCTGCTATTAAGCCGAATGAAATGCTAAGACAGTAatcaaaaaatcatatttatcaGTTGGTTAGAAAGTCAGTTAGGAGTTAGTTAGATATTGAGCTGTATATATACAATGTTATGCATTCAAATATTAACCAATAGAATGAGATtgtcttctctcccaagttaTCTTCTTCCTCAGtattattgatatgatttaaattacatattttccGAAATTCCCCATGTTATCAGAGCAAAGAGAGGTACAAATTGAGGGATTTCTTTCACACGCAGGGAAGGATTCGAGGGATTCTGTACTTATCTCCATTTCTAGATCTCTGTAAGTTCTTTTTTAGTTTGGTTTTCATGATGAATTCAGGAGTTATGGGAGAAAATGCTTCCGCAAATGCTTTCGCGACCACAGCCACGTCAATTGACTATCATCATCCTTTGTATTTGCATCCATCGGATGCACCTGGTTCTTTATCAGTTGGAATTATATTGACTGGATCAGAAAATTACACACTTTGGAGCAAAGCTATGAAGCTTGCTTTTCTAGGCAAGAATAAACAAGGTTTTACTGATGGGTCCGTGAAACGAGCTCAGTTTACAGGAGACTTAGAGAGACTCTGGGATCACTGCAATGCGATTGTGGTTTCCTGGATTATTTGCAATGTAAGTAAAGATCTCataggtgttgttgttgttttgttcaGATAGTCATTTGATTTGGGAGGATCTAACAGAAAGGTTTGATAAAATCAACAGTTCTAGGACTTTTCAATTGCATAAAgaaatttttacttttgtttaaGGTACTTTCTTAGTATCAGTTTATTACTCTAAACTGAAGGCTTTGTGGGATGAATATGATTCGATTATGCCTCCTCCTTCATGTAGTTGTACTAAGTCAAGAGAATTCAGTGAGCATTTACAGTATCAAAGAGTATTGAAGTTTTTAATAGGACTCAGTGATAGCTATAGAAAAGCTAGGAGCCAAATTCTGATGATGCCGCGGGTTCCAACTATTAATCAAGTTTATGCAATGGTGAATCAAGATGAGAGTCAAAGGATTGTAGCTGGAacaatttgaatgatgcatgaacAAGTTGTTCCCATTGCTATGTATACTTCCAGGTCATACAGTGATAGTCACAAGCAGAAGAAATGATTCAATGCGAATTCCTTTTGTGATTACTGTCACATGAAAGGACATACCAGAGGAGATTGTAACAAGTTGAAGAAATATGACTTTTGTCATCTCACTGGACATGTGAAAGGAAATGTTGCAGACTTATGGCTACCCTGCTGATTTTAGAAACCCCAAGACAATTCAAGATAATTCCACCCAAACTAGGGCTTCCACCATCCATTTCAAGTTAACACTCATCCCCAAGGTTACCCTCATAGATTCTCAATTTTAAGAATCGAATTTACAAATTGGgaaaataattaacttaccttAATCTATGAACATGATGAAAAACTAGTGAAAAACGCCCTAAGCTTCCCTTACAGTTCCCCAAAATAAGATGGTCAAATAAtgatttgttttaaaaaaattctacacTAAATCCTGACTTACCCCGCTATAGCGTTCCGACTCTCTATGTTGGCCCCACCCTGCTATAGCACCCAAAATCCCGCTATAGCTTTTCATACGCCCCGCTGTAGCACATGCTCGAGTGCATCCTGCTATAGCGGCTTGCACGGTACTGCAGCTCCGAAATTCCTCCAAAAGGCCCTATTTTACAACACTCCTCCAATTCTTGATGTTCTAAATATCCCTTTCATGCCAAGTTAATTTTCGAGAGTTCCATTCATTCGAATTCAATTTCGTAAAGCCCTATGGACTCCTTAATGTCTTGGCTATAAGAAAAATCAATCCATACTTAGAAATCAACCCCAATCCTTTTTCGGATTGTTTTAGACCTCAGCTCACTCAGTTTCCATCTTAGACTGGCCTAgcctaaaattttcaaatcacTATCCaaaaagttttctggcccaattCTTTTACCATTGGTCTTTCCATAACA
The genomic region above belongs to Solanum dulcamara chromosome 5, daSolDulc1.2, whole genome shotgun sequence and contains:
- the LOC129888578 gene encoding protein LURP-one-related 11-like, translated to MSRVYSNNLSTISYVSPRREIFTLWMKSLVYHGNGCTVYDSNGQIVYRIDNYNIKRSKQVHLMDSNGKVLFSILNRKVPVFGHWEGYKWSYDGVTSKELPWFQVKKIHYIRRGYNVNSYNVTLGCNSSEASCYNIILGTKSIKIVNQHGRLVAEVKQKQASSGVLFGDDVLTLVVEPHVDQSLVMALVTVCSLIHHRI